The genomic segment GCGCCCGAACAGTTTAACCATAACAGGAACAAAGAGGGGCAGCACGATAAAGGCGTACAGCAGCAGTCCGATGACGACGATCGATGCAATCTCGATCAGTGAAAGCATGCCGGATGGCAGCATGGCCGCGAATGTTCCGCCTAAAATAATGACTGCGGAGAAAATGACACCACCCATATGCCACAGGGTGAGCAGCATACGCTCTCTGATGGAGCGCTGCGCGTACTCGTTGAACCGCGTCATCAGGAAGATCGAATAATCGATGCCGAGTGCCATCAGGACAATGAAAGTAAAGAACGGGGCGACCCAGCTAAGACCGGAGTAATCGAAGATCTTCGTGAAGATCAGTTCACCGAATCCGAGTGATGCAAAATAAGTCAGGAGCAGCGAAGCCATCAAATACAGCGGCATCGTGAGTGATCGGAGGACGACCACGAGTGCCATAAAGACACCAATCAAAACAAAGATCACGACACGCGTATAGTCCTCTTCCGACATCTGCTGTGTATCCGCATTGCCACTTGCTACACCGCCGATGCCGATTTTGGCATTTTCCAGTTTCGTGCCCTTAAGGCTGGATGAAATCTCATCTTTGAGTTCATTAAAATAGCCAAAACTCTGATTAGCGTAAGGATCAAGGGTTGAAATCACCTGTATCGAGGCGACTTTTCCATCCTCACTGATGTACGTATCCAGCGATTTGTTGAAATCAGAGTTGTCAAAAATGCTCTGAGGGACATAGATCCCTGACTGGCTGTAGGAGAGCTTCGACCAGTCGGTGACGACCTGATTTGCCGAGTTAATGCCATTACGGATTTTGCCGGCCCCTTCTGAACCCTGAGATAAGCCATCAGACAGAGTACCCATCTGCCCCCGCACCTGGCCAAAGCCGGCTTTGATCTGACCCTGGCCGGAAGCAATCTGATCCAGTGCACCGGTGACCTGAGGTATCCCGGCAATCACCTGATCCTGCCCGTCGCCGGCCCGGTTCAGCCCGGACTCCAGCTGACTGAGTCCGGTATCAAGCTGCGAGAGACCCTTATGAAACTGATCCAGTCCGCCGCTGACTTTCTCTGACTCTGCATTCAGACGGTTCATCGCATCGGCCAGCTGGCGAATACCATGATTCAGTTCGTTGATTTGTGTTTCAGCGTTTTTTGTCTGTTGAAGGATCTGACTCTGAGCCTCTTTTTCAATATCCTGCAGTGTAGCAGGAAGCTGGTTTAACTTTTCAAGTTGTTGCAGATCCGATAAAATTTTTAGAAAAGCCGGATCCTGCCTCCAGTCGGGATGGGTTGCCATATATCCGGGAATATCCTGATCATTGAGCGTCTTCATCGTCGTCTGAATGGACCCCATAAGCTTTTCCAGTTGACTTGTATCAATCGCCGGATGTGTTTGGCCGGCAGAAGAGAACTGATTCAGCTGATCTGATATCTTCTCCAGATTGGCAGCGATCTCCTGGTAGCCCTGCTGAATTTGCGCTTCACCGGATTGCAGCTCCTTCAGCTGCCCTCTGGCTGCAGCGACATGGTTTCTGATTTCAGCCGTACCGGCAGAACCGGAGTGGATGCCATCTGTAATCTGCTTCAGCGCATCCTGCATTCTGCCAACGCCGTCTGCGGTTTGCTGCGTGCCCGACTGCAGCCTGTCCACGTCAGAAATGGCTGAATCCAGTTTCGGCTGAGAGGAGTCGATCTGCCGGGAAGCGTCGTTCAGGTCATGGCCAATGGTTCCCAGCCCGCTGGAAGCCCGGTTCAGTCCATTCTTCATCTTGTCTGCCTGATTGTTCACATAGATGTCATTCAGCCTGTCGCCTAACGGCCGGGAGACACTCAGAACACTGTCGACATGCGGCACCGTACTCAGATCCGCCGATATTTTTTCCATCAGGGCCACGTAGTCGGTGGTGCGCATATTATCATCGTTTTTCAGATAGATCGTTGTCGGCGAAATATTGCCCGGGCCGAAATCTTTTGAAACGACGTTAAAGCCCTGCTTGGACATATATTTGTCGGGAATATCCTCCGGCGAGTTAAACGACAGCTGACCGCCGTAAGCGATAATCGGCGGAATGGTGAAAATGCCGATAATCAAAAGGGCGATGATCGGGCGCGTAAAAGCAAGATGACCGGCTGACGCCCAGATCCGGCTCTTCGATTGCCTGATCCTGCTGTTCATCGGCCAGAAAAGTTTGCTTCCAAGGGAAATCATGAATACTGGAAGAAGGGTAAAGATGGCAAGCAGCAGGAAAATGATGCCCACCCCGACAGCAACCGCACTTTTGTATACCGAGAACTGGACAAAGGACAGAGCCATGAAAGCGATAAAAACGGGAGTTCCACTCTGGAGTACGGTTTTACCGGCCGTCCTGAACGTGTTCATTGTCGCCTGCCGTTTATCGTACCCGGTTGCTGCCAGCTCTTCCTTGAACCGGCTCAACAGTAAGATACAATAGTCTGTCCCAATGCCAAACATTACGACGACCATAAAAATCTGTGTAAAATTAGAAACAGGAAAATTGAAATACCTGACCATAAAGGAAACAACAGCCTGAGCCGCGACATAACTTGCTCCGACGGTAACCAGCGGAACAAATGGCGCAATCGCTGAGCGAAAGACCAGGACAAGAACGACGAGAATAAAGATGACCGTGATTCCCTCAGTTTTATGCAGACCATCCTGGGCGGCCTGACTCATATCGTCGACAATCAGAGGACTGCCCGTAAGATAAGTATTTATTCCGTCAGTCTGAATTTCCCGGTCAATCGGTTTGCGCAGATCGCCTGTGGTCTGGCCTTTTACCTGATCAATCCGCAGCATGGCAATCAGGGTATGCTTATTTTCCGACAGCAGCTGCTTTTCCAGGTCCCTGTTTTCAAAACTGTCAGTGATCTTTGCAATGTGAAGCCTGTTCTGCTGATCCCTGATCCGGTTCATCGTGTCTTCAATAGCCGACATGTTTTTTTCTGTCAGCGGCTGATCACGGTGGAATACGGCGATATAGGTATCCCCGCTGTCCGCCCCTTCCAGTTCTTTCTGCAGATCTGCAGCAACGCTGGATGAGTATTCGTCCGGCAAATCGTAGTTTGCTTTATCACGGACAAGTTGCCCCATGTTCGGAGCAGTCAGGACGAGGGCGACAAGAGCTGCCACCCAAACTGTGATCAGAATCCATCTCAATTTAAATATTGTTTTCATGATCCAGCCCCCGATTGTATAATGATTTCGTTGATTTTTCGATAGATCCGAATAAATGTTGCCGCATCCTTTTCACCGACCATTTTGATCCAATGACTGACCAGAGCCCGGATTTTCTCCTGTGCTTTTTCATAGATCTCCTTGCCGGCATTCGTCTGATACAGGCCGAAACTTCGATTATCAATTTTCTTTTTCTCAATCAGTTTTCGGTTGATCAGACGATTGATCCGGATGCTGACTCCGCTCTTGTTAATATGCAGCCGTTCGGCGATACTGGTCGAATTCATACCGGGCCGGGTGCAGAGCATCCTGAGGATGCAGAGCTGTTCAAACGTAATTCCGTATTTTCGAATGACGTCATCGACAGCTTCTCTGACGCGGCTCTCCGTATAAACTGACAGTTCCTCATATTCGTTAATGAGTGTATCTATGGAATGTAGTTCCATCTACTCACCGCCATTTATGAAAATAAATATCAATAGTTAACAGTATGAACAATAAACAGAATAACAGCAGGCAGTTAACCGTGTCAACTGTTAATATTTGATAGGGAATGGCGGACCGGGGTATGCTAAAGACAGGCTTTACCAGGGGAAAACATTCGCACACCCGGCCGGGAAGGTGTACATTAAGCATACAGAGGTGATGGATATGATTGAAAAAGCGACGTTCGCAGGCGGCTGTTTCTGGTGTATGGTGCATCCTTTTGATCAGGAACCGGGGATCTTGAAGGTCGTTTCAGGTTATACAGGCGGATCAACGGTCAATCCGACTTATGAAGAGGTCTGTTCGGGAACAACCGGGCACCGGGAAGCAGTTGAGATCACTTTTGATTCCGATATTTATCCGTACCGGAAACTTCTGGCACTTTACTGGCAGCAGATTGATCCGACAGATCCGGGCGGACAGTTCCACGACCGCGGCTCCTCCTATCGAACGGCCATTTTCTATCATTCTGAAGCGCAGCGGAAAGCAGCTGAAAGCTCAAAAAAAGAACTTGCGGAGAGCGGACGTTTCAGCAAACCGATTGTCACGGAAATCATCCCCGCCGGCCCCTTCTATCCGGCTGAGGAGAAGCATCAGGATTATTATCGGAAAAGCCCTTTTCATTACCGGATGTACCGTCAGGGATCGGGACGCGAAGATTTTATCCGGAACCACTGGAGCCTGAAGAAAGATGAACAGAAACTTCGTGAAAAGCTGAATAAGGTCCAATACCACGTGACGCAGGAGAAAGGCACGGAGCCGCCGTTTCAAAACGCGTACTGGAATAATAAACGGGAAGGCATCTATGTGGATATCGTATCGGGGGAACCTCTGTTCTCCAGTATCGATCAGTATGATGCGGGCTGCGGCTGGCCGAGTTTTACCCGGCCAATCAGTGACAGCCGGCTGACGTCGGAAACAGATACGCGTCTCGGGATGGTACGGACAGAGGTACGGAGCCGGGATGGCAACTCCCATCTCGGTCATGTCTTTGATGACGGTCCGGCCCCTGGCGGCCAGCGCTACTGCATCAATTCTGCCGCGCTGCGCTTTATCCCGAAAGAACGTCTCGATGAGGCAGGATACGGGGAATATAAGGGACTGTTTCATTGAACTTCAGGTTTCGGCTGCTGACCGGGCAACTGCCTGCTGTTTGCATGTCTTATGTTCAGGAGCCCATTGAATTTTCTCCACTCAGGGCTGACCGGATGATGGAATTCTGTGGTAAAATATTCATATCAGAAACCGATAGATCAGGCAGATCATACATTTGCCTTAATCAACCTATACCACACAGATACTGTGTCAGTCTGGAGGGAGTCACAGATGAAAAAACTGGTCGTTCCTGCTGCTCTTGCAGGCGGTCTTTTCCTGTCACTTACGGCTCAGGAAGCCTTCGCTGCAAGTGGCCAGGACATTGTCAGAAAAGCGGAACAATTTCAGGGGAAACCCTATAAGTATGCTGCTCCGGCCTATTCAACGGATGCCTTTGATTGTTCATCATTTACTCAGTTCATTTTCAGGGAAGTTATGGGGATGAAGCTGCCGCGGAATTCGGCGCTGCAGGCAGGAACGGGGGCGGCAGTCGATCGATCCGCTCTTCAGCCGGGTGACCTCCTCTTCTTTGATACGCTGGGTGATGGAAGGATTCACCATGTTGGTATTTACATCGGCGGCGGGCAGATGATCAGCTCCGAAGAAACGGTCGGCGTACATATAACAAATGTATTCAGCGGGGGCGGGTCGCAGAATTACTGGGAAGAGAAATTTGTGACAGCGCGCCGTGTCGCGGCGCCGTCAACGCCTGTTTCTACTCCCGAACAGAATCAGAAGCCGGGAAACAGCACATCATCGGACTACACGGTTAAGAGTGGGGACAGCCTTTGGGCAATTGCCCGGAGCCACGGAACATCGGTCGGTGCGATCAAGTCAGCAAACGGTCTGGGAACAGATCTGATTTTCCCCGGACAAAAGCTGAAGCTGACCGCTTCAGCTGGCGCCGCCGCACCGTCTTCACAGGCCGGACCGGCGTCATCACAGCCGGCGAAAGCTTCTTCAGCGTCTGAAGCAACCTATACGGTAAAGAGCGGAGACAGTCTGTGGGCAATTGCCATCGCAAAAGGGACGACGGTCAGTGCGATCAAGTCAGCGAACGGCCTGCGAACAGATCTGATTTTCCCCGGACAGAAACTGAAGCTGTCCGGCAGTGCGGCACCGGCTGCTCAGACGGACCAGGCCCGTCCAACCACGGGTTCTTCAGACAACCGATATACAGTTGCCAGCGGGGACAGTCTGTGGGAAATTGCGACTGCGCATGGCATTACGGTAAATCGTCTGATGCGTGCGAATAACCTTTCAGCGACCATTATTTACCCCGGGCAGCATCTGATCATCCCGGGATAACAGAACAGTTCAATTGAATAGAACCCAGGAGCGGAAAAACCGCTCCTTTTTTATCCCGCATGAACGGACAGTACCTCTCAGGTCATTAGGGTAAACGAACAGGCCCGGGTGGGGGATAAACGCCTGCAAAAATCCCGATGGATGCAACGAACAATCCGCGGGGGATGCAAAAAACTTCCACTGGTTGAAGCTTCGCTTTATTGAACGGTCTCCCCGCGGGAGGCAGGTACAGGGAAATAGTCACCAGGCCTGTTCCGAAAAACGACATGACAGTTGTGCAATGCTGTTTTTTATTTTATTATTTAGCTAAATAGTTAAATATATAAATAGAAAAGTCAGGAAACATGTGAGGCATGAGATGTGAAAAATGAAACATTCAAGGCACTTTCAGATCCAACACGTCGAAAAATTCTCAATCTGCTGAAGGAAAAAGAACTGACAGCGGGCGAAATCTCCAGTCACTTTGACATGTCAAAGCCCAGTATCTCTCAGCATTTGAAACTGTTGAAGAATGCCGGCCTGGTCAACGCTGTCAAAAAGGGCCAGTTTGTCGTCTATTCACTGAACACGACGGTATTTCAGGAATTTATCGGCTGGGCAATACACTTTCTGAAAAAGGAGCCATAATAATGAGAAAACATGTGCTGCCACTGGCAGTCATTACAGCT from the Sporolactobacillus sp. Y61 genome contains:
- a CDS encoding MarR family transcriptional regulator: MELHSIDTLINEYEELSVYTESRVREAVDDVIRKYGITFEQLCILRMLCTRPGMNSTSIAERLHINKSGVSIRINRLINRKLIEKKKIDNRSFGLYQTNAGKEIYEKAQEKIRALVSHWIKMVGEKDAATFIRIYRKINEIIIQSGAGS
- a CDS encoding autorepressor SdpR family transcription factor — protein: MKNETFKALSDPTRRKILNLLKEKELTAGEISSHFDMSKPSISQHLKLLKNAGLVNAVKKGQFVVYSLNTTVFQEFIGWAIHFLKKEP
- a CDS encoding LysM peptidoglycan-binding domain-containing protein — encoded protein: MKKLVVPAALAGGLFLSLTAQEAFAASGQDIVRKAEQFQGKPYKYAAPAYSTDAFDCSSFTQFIFREVMGMKLPRNSALQAGTGAAVDRSALQPGDLLFFDTLGDGRIHHVGIYIGGGQMISSEETVGVHITNVFSGGGSQNYWEEKFVTARRVAAPSTPVSTPEQNQKPGNSTSSDYTVKSGDSLWAIARSHGTSVGAIKSANGLGTDLIFPGQKLKLTASAGAAAPSSQAGPASSQPAKASSASEATYTVKSGDSLWAIAIAKGTTVSAIKSANGLRTDLIFPGQKLKLSGSAAPAAQTDQARPTTGSSDNRYTVASGDSLWEIATAHGITVNRLMRANNLSATIIYPGQHLIIPG
- a CDS encoding MMPL family transporter, with the protein product MKTIFKLRWILITVWVAALVALVLTAPNMGQLVRDKANYDLPDEYSSSVAADLQKELEGADSGDTYIAVFHRDQPLTEKNMSAIEDTMNRIRDQQNRLHIAKITDSFENRDLEKQLLSENKHTLIAMLRIDQVKGQTTGDLRKPIDREIQTDGINTYLTGSPLIVDDMSQAAQDGLHKTEGITVIFILVVLVLVFRSAIAPFVPLVTVGASYVAAQAVVSFMVRYFNFPVSNFTQIFMVVVMFGIGTDYCILLLSRFKEELAATGYDKRQATMNTFRTAGKTVLQSGTPVFIAFMALSFVQFSVYKSAVAVGVGIIFLLLAIFTLLPVFMISLGSKLFWPMNSRIRQSKSRIWASAGHLAFTRPIIALLIIGIFTIPPIIAYGGQLSFNSPEDIPDKYMSKQGFNVVSKDFGPGNISPTTIYLKNDDNMRTTDYVALMEKISADLSTVPHVDSVLSVSRPLGDRLNDIYVNNQADKMKNGLNRASSGLGTIGHDLNDASRQIDSSQPKLDSAISDVDRLQSGTQQTADGVGRMQDALKQITDGIHSGSAGTAEIRNHVAAARGQLKELQSGEAQIQQGYQEIAANLEKISDQLNQFSSAGQTHPAIDTSQLEKLMGSIQTTMKTLNDQDIPGYMATHPDWRQDPAFLKILSDLQQLEKLNQLPATLQDIEKEAQSQILQQTKNAETQINELNHGIRQLADAMNRLNAESEKVSGGLDQFHKGLSQLDTGLSQLESGLNRAGDGQDQVIAGIPQVTGALDQIASGQGQIKAGFGQVRGQMGTLSDGLSQGSEGAGKIRNGINSANQVVTDWSKLSYSQSGIYVPQSIFDNSDFNKSLDTYISEDGKVASIQVISTLDPYANQSFGYFNELKDEISSSLKGTKLENAKIGIGGVASGNADTQQMSEEDYTRVVIFVLIGVFMALVVVLRSLTMPLYLMASLLLTYFASLGFGELIFTKIFDYSGLSWVAPFFTFIVLMALGIDYSIFLMTRFNEYAQRSIRERMLLTLWHMGGVIFSAVIILGGTFAAMLPSGMLSLIEIASIVVIGLLLYAFIVLPLFVPVMVKLFGRGNWWPFYSGKSEKMLHSDTHSVTTDN
- the msrA gene encoding peptide-methionine (S)-S-oxide reductase MsrA encodes the protein MIEKATFAGGCFWCMVHPFDQEPGILKVVSGYTGGSTVNPTYEEVCSGTTGHREAVEITFDSDIYPYRKLLALYWQQIDPTDPGGQFHDRGSSYRTAIFYHSEAQRKAAESSKKELAESGRFSKPIVTEIIPAGPFYPAEEKHQDYYRKSPFHYRMYRQGSGREDFIRNHWSLKKDEQKLREKLNKVQYHVTQEKGTEPPFQNAYWNNKREGIYVDIVSGEPLFSSIDQYDAGCGWPSFTRPISDSRLTSETDTRLGMVRTEVRSRDGNSHLGHVFDDGPAPGGQRYCINSAALRFIPKERLDEAGYGEYKGLFH